CCAGCAGTTTTCTCCGCCGGCCGACCATCTTTAAGAGGCCCCGGCGAGAATGGTGATCCTTCTTGTGAGCAGTCAGATGCTCCGTGAGGTAGTTGATCCGCCCCGAGAGCAGGGCCACCTGCACCTCCGGCGACCCCGTATCGCTCTCGTGGATCTTGAACTGGCCGATCAGCTCCTGCTTCTTGGCGATCGCCTTCGCCATTTCCATTCCCCCCCCTTTCCCGCCCTGCGCCGGGCGTCC
Above is a window of Candidatus Methylomirabilis sp. DNA encoding:
- the rpsO gene encoding 30S ribosomal protein S15, which codes for MAKAIAKKQELIGQFKIHESDTGSPEVQVALLSGRINYLTEHLTAHKKDHHSRRGLLKMVGRRRKLLDYLKSKDINRYRALIERLGIRR